Proteins encoded within one genomic window of Acidimicrobiales bacterium:
- a CDS encoding MOSC N-terminal beta barrel domain-containing protein, giving the protein MTDTSRAADRAAGRAVGVVAEVWRFPVKSFQGEQVERVGFDAHAMDGDRRYAVRDQRDGKVWSAKRHGSLLDAWAVTDGGDVRIGLPTGATFLASSPDADAHLAEWLGGGVHLDRVSDDPTAANGVYEFAFDIDDDPDAEWFDIDTPAGSFADLAHVHVLTTASIAAAAGGHPDGEWDSRRFRPSVLIDTGDAAGFVEDEWLGRDLEIGSLVVHVDLPTIRCVMPTRPQPALGAAPALVRDKQISRTIADLHGFNLGAYTSIVTPGEVAVGDEVVVW; this is encoded by the coding sequence ATGACCGACACGTCGAGGGCAGCCGACCGCGCCGCGGGCAGAGCGGTCGGCGTGGTCGCGGAAGTCTGGCGGTTCCCGGTGAAGTCCTTCCAGGGCGAGCAGGTCGAGCGGGTCGGTTTCGACGCCCATGCGATGGACGGCGACCGTCGCTACGCCGTGCGCGACCAGCGCGACGGCAAGGTGTGGTCGGCCAAGCGCCATGGCTCGTTGCTCGACGCGTGGGCGGTGACCGACGGCGGCGACGTGCGCATCGGCTTGCCGACTGGCGCAACCTTCTTGGCGTCCTCACCCGACGCCGACGCCCATCTGGCGGAGTGGTTGGGCGGCGGCGTCCACCTCGACCGCGTGTCCGACGACCCCACGGCCGCGAACGGTGTCTACGAGTTCGCGTTCGACATCGACGACGACCCCGACGCGGAGTGGTTCGACATCGACACGCCCGCAGGGTCCTTCGCCGACTTGGCGCACGTCCACGTCCTCACCACTGCGAGCATCGCTGCCGCGGCCGGCGGGCACCCCGACGGTGAGTGGGACTCGCGCCGGTTCCGTCCCTCGGTGCTGATCGACACGGGCGATGCCGCGGGGTTCGTGGAGGACGAGTGGCTGGGTCGTGACCTGGAGATCGGCAGCTTGGTCGTGCACGTCGACTTGCCGACGATCCGCTGCGTGATGCCGACCCGTCCGCAACCCGCGCTCGGCGCGGCGCCGGCGTTGGTGCGCGACAAGCAGATCTCCCGCACGATCGCGGATCTCCACGGCTTCAACCTCGGTGCGTACACGTCGATCGTCACGCCCGGCGAGGTCGCGGTCGGCGACGAGGTGGTGGTCTGGTGA
- a CDS encoding FKBP-type peptidyl-prolyl cis-trans isomerase: MPTQRPAKLVTDDLEVGTGPAVTAQSTVTVQFVGVACSTGRQVDSTWDDGRPYTTTLAKGKVIEAWRQGLVGMKQGGRRELVVPPTLGYGDSPPVGFHLAAGETVVYVVDLLKVS, from the coding sequence ATGCCCACGCAACGGCCGGCCAAGTTGGTCACTGACGACCTCGAGGTCGGGACCGGTCCGGCGGTCACCGCGCAGTCGACCGTCACCGTGCAGTTCGTGGGCGTGGCGTGCTCGACCGGCCGGCAAGTCGACAGCACGTGGGACGACGGACGCCCGTACACGACCACGTTGGCGAAGGGGAAGGTCATCGAGGCGTGGCGTCAGGGCCTCGTCGGCATGAAACAAGGGGGCCGCCGCGAGCTCGTGGTGCCACCGACGCTCGGCTACGGCGATTCGCCACCGGTGGGCTTCCACCTCGCAGCCGGCGAGACGGTGGTGTACGTGGTGGACCTGCTCAAAGTGAGCTGA
- the valS gene encoding valine--tRNA ligase: MTVRARRSVPDKPTLDGLEEGWDARWEADGTYRFDRTAERADVFSIDTPPPTVSGSLHMGSVFGYVQVDAIARFQRMRGKAVFYPIGWDDNGLPTERRTQNFFGVRCDPSLPYDPDFTPPGTEGLGPDGKKLKGTVSCSRRNFVELCIRLITDDEVEFERLWRRVGLSVDWQLLYQTISDDSRATCQRGFLRNLARGEAYQADAPTLWDVTFRTAVAQAELEDREVPGAYHRLAFHPTGGGDAVLIETTRPELLAACVALVAHPTDERYQPLFGTTVRTPVFGVEVPVVAHELAEPDKGSGIAMICTFGDTTDVTWWRELQLPTRAILGRDGRVKTEVPDWIRDAGPDSVAAYEQLAGATVFTAQQRMVELLAESGDLRGEPNKITHPVKFYEKGDKPLEIVTSRQWYFRNGGRDTDLREIFKRRGEELHWVPDHMRHRYEHWVDGLNGDWLISRQRFFGPPFPIWYPLDADGEPNYDTPIVPDDASLPVDPTSDTPPGYSESQRGKPGGFVGDPDVFDTWATSSLTPQIATGWCRDDDLFARTFPMDLRPQGPEIIRTWLFDTVVRAHFEHGTLPWVNASINGWILDPDRKKMSKSKGNVVTPIALLEQYGTDAVRYWSTSARPGTDTAFDEGQMKIGRRLAIKILNASRFALRQSGDDAARGLSGTPADVTEPIDRALLSALGGLVVDATAAFEAFDYARCLEHTEAFFWSLCDDHLELVKGRAYGGEGFSEAATRSARVTLELALSVTLRLFAPFLPFVTEEVWSWWQDGSVHTTSWPDPAELAPATGADTTVAEVAAEVLQAVRRAKSDAKRSMRAPVERVVITDTPARLSALAEAEVDVREAGSIAALESVKLVDGAAASIEVTLAPDPA; encoded by the coding sequence ATGACCGTCCGCGCCCGCCGCTCCGTTCCCGACAAGCCCACACTCGACGGCCTCGAAGAGGGCTGGGACGCACGCTGGGAAGCGGACGGCACGTACCGCTTCGATCGCACGGCCGAACGAGCCGACGTGTTCTCGATCGACACGCCGCCGCCCACGGTGTCGGGCAGCCTCCACATGGGGTCGGTGTTCGGCTACGTGCAGGTCGACGCGATCGCTCGCTTCCAGCGCATGCGGGGCAAGGCGGTCTTCTACCCGATCGGTTGGGACGACAACGGGCTACCGACCGAGCGCCGCACCCAGAACTTCTTCGGTGTGCGCTGCGACCCTTCGCTGCCGTACGACCCGGACTTCACGCCACCGGGCACAGAAGGCCTGGGTCCCGACGGCAAGAAGCTGAAGGGGACCGTGTCGTGCTCGCGACGCAACTTCGTGGAGCTGTGCATCCGGCTCATCACCGACGACGAAGTCGAGTTCGAGCGGCTGTGGCGCCGCGTCGGGCTCAGCGTCGACTGGCAGCTGCTGTACCAGACGATCTCCGACGACAGCCGCGCCACGTGCCAGCGTGGGTTCTTGCGCAACTTGGCGCGCGGTGAGGCGTACCAAGCCGACGCGCCCACGTTGTGGGACGTCACGTTCCGCACCGCGGTCGCGCAGGCGGAGCTCGAGGACCGCGAGGTCCCCGGCGCCTACCACCGCCTCGCCTTCCACCCCACCGGGGGCGGCGACGCGGTGCTGATCGAGACCACGCGGCCCGAGCTGCTCGCCGCGTGCGTCGCGCTGGTGGCCCACCCGACCGACGAGCGCTACCAGCCCCTGTTCGGCACGACGGTTCGCACCCCGGTGTTCGGCGTCGAAGTGCCGGTGGTCGCGCACGAGTTGGCCGAGCCGGACAAAGGCTCCGGCATCGCCATGATCTGCACGTTCGGCGACACCACCGACGTCACGTGGTGGCGCGAGCTCCAACTCCCCACCCGGGCGATCCTCGGCCGCGACGGGCGCGTGAAGACCGAGGTCCCCGACTGGATCCGCGACGCCGGCCCCGACTCGGTCGCCGCGTACGAGCAACTGGCCGGTGCCACGGTGTTCACCGCGCAACAGCGCATGGTCGAGCTGCTCGCCGAGTCGGGCGACTTGCGCGGCGAGCCCAACAAGATCACCCACCCGGTGAAGTTCTACGAGAAGGGCGACAAGCCACTCGAGATCGTCACCAGCCGGCAGTGGTACTTCCGCAACGGCGGCCGCGACACCGACCTGCGCGAGATCTTCAAGCGACGCGGCGAGGAGCTGCACTGGGTGCCCGACCACATGCGGCACCGCTACGAGCACTGGGTCGACGGCCTCAACGGCGACTGGCTCATCAGCCGCCAGCGCTTCTTCGGGCCGCCGTTCCCGATCTGGTACCCGCTCGACGCCGACGGCGAGCCGAACTACGACACGCCGATCGTCCCCGACGACGCGTCGCTGCCGGTCGACCCGACCAGCGACACCCCGCCGGGCTACAGCGAATCGCAGCGTGGCAAGCCGGGCGGGTTCGTCGGCGACCCCGACGTGTTCGACACCTGGGCCACTTCGTCGCTCACCCCGCAGATCGCCACCGGCTGGTGCCGAGACGACGACCTGTTCGCTCGCACGTTCCCGATGGACCTTCGCCCGCAAGGCCCCGAGATCATCCGCACGTGGCTGTTCGACACGGTCGTGCGTGCACACTTCGAGCACGGGACGCTGCCCTGGGTCAACGCGTCGATCAACGGGTGGATCCTCGACCCTGACCGCAAGAAGATGTCGAAGTCGAAGGGCAACGTGGTCACCCCGATCGCGCTCCTCGAGCAGTACGGCACCGACGCGGTTCGCTACTGGTCCACCAGCGCGCGGCCCGGTACCGACACCGCGTTCGACGAGGGCCAGATGAAGATCGGGCGCCGCCTCGCCATCAAGATCCTCAACGCATCACGGTTCGCGCTGCGCCAGTCGGGCGACGACGCAGCCCGCGGGCTGTCCGGCACGCCCGCCGACGTCACCGAGCCGATCGACCGGGCGCTGCTCTCTGCGCTGGGCGGCCTGGTGGTCGACGCGACGGCGGCGTTCGAAGCGTTCGACTACGCGCGCTGCCTCGAGCACACCGAAGCGTTCTTCTGGTCGTTGTGCGACGACCACCTCGAACTGGTCAAGGGCCGCGCGTACGGCGGCGAAGGTTTCAGCGAGGCCGCGACCCGGTCCGCACGCGTCACGCTCGAGCTGGCGTTGTCGGTCACGCTGCGGTTGTTCGCGCCGTTCCTGCCGTTCGTCACCGAAGAAGTGTGGTCGTGGTGGCAGGACGGCTCGGTGCACACCACGTCCTGGCCCGATCCCGCCGAGCTCGCGCCCGCGACCGGTGCCGACACGACGGTCGCCGAGGTCGCGGCCGAGGTGCTGCAAGCGGTTCGGCGGGCCAAGTCCGACGCCAAACGGTCGATGCGCGCGCCGGTCGAACGAGTCGTGATCACCGACACGCCGGCGCGTTTGTCGGCCCTGGCCGAGGCCGAGGTCGACGTGCGAGAGGCCGGCTCGATCGCGGCACTCGAGTCGGTGAAGCTGGTCGACGGCGCCGCCGCCTCGATCGAGGTCACGCTGGCGCCGGATCCAGCCTGA
- the cysS gene encoding cysteine--tRNA ligase, which yields MLRLFDTAEGAVVPFEPAQPGKVSMYVCGPTVYGPPHLGHGRFALVFDVLRRYLEWTGAEVTYASNITDIDDKIIARAADEGRSAEAVATEYEQLWWEVMEAIGVARPTYDPHATAYVDEMIELIGRLVAQGVAYQTSDGVYFEASKVADYGLLARQSIDSLRAGARVEANEEKRSPVDFALWKKAKPGEPSWPSPWGDGRPGWHTECVVMSLGLLGDGFDLHGGGQDLAFPHHENERAQAVVLGNRFARHWMHNGFVEVAGEKMSKSLGNFTNLVDLIEQVDPRAYRLLVLRSHYRSPIDVTPVTTADAAAALQRLDALVRRAGGAGSGAGAADARRTGGSGPDPDAEVLDQFRSAMDDDLDTPAAMALLFDTVRRANTELDAGDGAGAAPLVGAVEEICRAVGLRLGGSAESVPPEVADQLARREAARAAKDFVTADAIRDQLARDGWVIEDGPTGATPRRA from the coding sequence ATGTTGCGCCTGTTCGACACCGCCGAGGGGGCCGTCGTCCCCTTCGAGCCCGCCCAACCCGGCAAGGTGTCGATGTACGTGTGCGGGCCCACCGTGTACGGCCCGCCGCACCTCGGCCACGGGCGCTTCGCCCTCGTGTTCGACGTGTTGCGCCGCTACCTCGAGTGGACGGGTGCCGAGGTCACGTACGCGTCGAACATCACCGACATCGACGACAAGATCATCGCCCGCGCCGCCGACGAAGGCCGCTCCGCGGAGGCTGTCGCGACGGAGTACGAACAGCTGTGGTGGGAGGTGATGGAGGCGATCGGCGTGGCACGCCCCACCTATGACCCGCACGCCACCGCCTACGTCGACGAGATGATCGAGCTCATCGGCCGACTCGTCGCGCAAGGGGTGGCGTATCAGACCAGCGACGGCGTGTACTTCGAGGCGTCCAAGGTCGCCGATTACGGGTTGCTGGCCCGCCAGTCGATCGACAGCCTGCGAGCCGGCGCTCGGGTGGAGGCCAACGAGGAGAAGCGCTCACCGGTCGACTTTGCGTTGTGGAAGAAGGCCAAGCCGGGCGAGCCGTCGTGGCCGTCACCGTGGGGTGACGGCAGACCGGGCTGGCACACCGAGTGCGTCGTCATGAGCCTCGGCCTGCTCGGCGACGGCTTCGACCTGCACGGCGGCGGCCAGGACCTCGCCTTCCCGCACCACGAGAACGAGCGGGCGCAAGCCGTCGTCCTCGGCAACCGGTTCGCACGCCATTGGATGCACAACGGGTTCGTCGAGGTGGCGGGCGAGAAGATGTCGAAGTCGCTCGGCAACTTCACCAACCTCGTCGACCTCATCGAGCAGGTCGATCCTCGTGCCTACCGGCTGTTGGTGCTGCGGTCGCACTACCGCTCGCCGATCGACGTCACGCCGGTGACGACCGCGGATGCTGCTGCCGCGCTGCAACGGCTCGACGCGCTCGTCCGCCGCGCGGGCGGCGCCGGGTCGGGCGCGGGAGCGGCCGATGCCCGTCGGACCGGTGGGTCGGGTCCGGACCCCGATGCCGAGGTGCTCGATCAGTTCCGCTCCGCGATGGACGACGACCTCGACACCCCGGCGGCCATGGCCTTGCTGTTCGACACGGTCCGGCGCGCCAACACCGAGCTCGACGCGGGTGACGGCGCCGGCGCAGCGCCGTTGGTCGGCGCGGTGGAGGAGATCTGCCGGGCGGTGGGCCTGCGACTGGGGGGATCGGCCGAGTCGGTCCCGCCCGAGGTCGCCGATCAGCTCGCCCGCCGCGAGGCGGCACGTGCGGCCAAGGACTTCGTGACCGCCGACGCCATCCGTGATCAACTCGCGCGCGACGGCTGGGTCATCGAAGACGGCCCCACCGGCGCCACCCCCCGCCGCGCCTGA
- a CDS encoding TIGR03086 family metal-binding protein, whose amino-acid sequence MATQQPEGHRRAHDAFASVLSGVRDDQLDSPTPCSEWAVRDLIVHVIGGSARLVDQQVAAPSTVAEALASHRASADAANAVFADDGAMERVYELPFGNVPGTVLVHMMTSDALAHAWDLAQATGQASDFEPELAAELLVVSRQMLRPEMRREGGPFGPEQTPPPDAPPLGELAAFFGRRPMQAG is encoded by the coding sequence ATGGCGACCCAACAACCCGAAGGACACCGCCGCGCCCACGACGCGTTCGCGTCGGTGTTGAGCGGTGTCCGCGACGACCAGCTCGACTCGCCCACACCGTGTTCGGAGTGGGCCGTTCGTGACCTGATCGTCCACGTGATCGGCGGCTCCGCGCGGTTGGTGGACCAGCAAGTGGCGGCTCCCTCGACCGTCGCCGAAGCCCTGGCCAGCCACCGCGCCAGCGCCGACGCCGCCAACGCCGTGTTCGCCGACGACGGCGCGATGGAGCGGGTGTACGAGCTGCCGTTCGGCAACGTGCCGGGCACCGTGCTCGTGCACATGATGACGAGCGACGCGCTCGCCCATGCGTGGGACTTGGCGCAGGCAACCGGCCAGGCATCCGACTTCGAGCCGGAGCTCGCCGCCGAGCTGCTCGTCGTGTCGCGCCAGATGCTGCGCCCGGAGATGCGGCGCGAAGGCGGGCCGTTCGGCCCGGAGCAGACCCCGCCGCCGGACGCACCGCCCCTCGGCGAGCTGGCGGCGTTCTTCGGGCGCCGGCCCATGCAGGCCGGCTGA
- a CDS encoding zf-HC2 domain-containing protein — translation MADRTRSRTPVEHLEEPELLERVARNDGDAAKELYRRSAPGAWSLAFVVTGTADDAGTAVREGFRSAMRQLRGESPSAVPASDAPTVVPAPVEDAAEPTTDAVAGEPADETDEPANSDEPAGETATDEAEASDDAADRAGDADASDEPAAAVDGGSASDTARADAAGVSAVTPPTSEEVTARGFRPLMLRATRAAALECGDHLDDHLDSLIGSGASDEVGAEVRPSTDAAAFAELPEVWRSALWLSDVEMMSDEQLAASLDATPEHAEATVARAREALHENVQARLSIDDPECALVSSQLSDLLAGHLDDLGNEAVHEHLAGCEACRERRARLISIADELGAMVPQLPPALERDTLNHWREEVGLPLVQTGRIPIVRNGSNGTTGEHRIASTKGGGALFDMPEPTMERWKRTLAKPGPVAPSRNRRRVVAAAAAALVLAGGIGAAVHRTPSQDVRSALATDGGATGQVVVTRSTTTQPATTTTAPGALAGLPSGVDLAALEAWLNGPSTSVLPAGSGRATRQGGTVPGTAAPTTRAPSTTAASPSTTAPATTTTKPSPPTTARHCITWLLPPGPLTGNGICAKWSS, via the coding sequence ATGGCCGACAGGACCCGCAGTCGCACTCCAGTCGAACACCTCGAGGAGCCGGAACTGCTCGAGCGGGTCGCACGCAACGACGGAGACGCCGCCAAGGAGCTGTACCGCCGTTCGGCGCCGGGCGCGTGGAGCCTCGCGTTCGTCGTCACCGGTACGGCCGACGACGCAGGCACGGCCGTCCGCGAGGGCTTCCGGAGCGCCATGCGCCAACTGCGCGGCGAGTCGCCCTCAGCCGTCCCGGCGAGCGACGCGCCCACCGTCGTGCCAGCCCCGGTCGAGGATGCGGCCGAGCCGACCACCGATGCGGTCGCCGGCGAACCCGCCGACGAGACAGACGAGCCCGCGAACTCCGACGAGCCCGCCGGCGAGACGGCCACCGACGAAGCCGAAGCGTCCGACGACGCCGCCGACCGAGCAGGAGACGCCGACGCGAGCGACGAGCCTGCGGCGGCCGTCGATGGCGGATCAGCGAGCGACACGGCCCGAGCCGATGCGGCCGGGGTGTCCGCGGTGACCCCGCCGACCTCGGAGGAAGTGACAGCCCGCGGCTTCCGGCCGCTCATGCTGCGCGCGACCCGCGCGGCGGCGCTCGAGTGCGGCGACCACCTCGACGACCACCTCGACTCGTTGATCGGGTCCGGCGCCAGCGACGAGGTCGGCGCCGAGGTCCGGCCCAGCACCGATGCGGCTGCCTTCGCCGAGCTGCCGGAAGTGTGGCGGTCGGCGCTGTGGCTGTCCGACGTCGAGATGATGAGCGACGAGCAGCTCGCCGCGTCACTCGACGCCACGCCCGAGCACGCCGAAGCCACAGTTGCCCGCGCCCGCGAGGCGCTGCACGAGAACGTGCAGGCGCGGCTGAGCATCGACGACCCGGAGTGCGCGCTGGTCTCGAGCCAGCTCAGCGACCTGCTCGCCGGCCACCTCGACGACCTCGGCAACGAAGCGGTGCACGAGCACCTCGCCGGTTGCGAAGCATGCCGCGAGCGCCGTGCACGCCTGATCAGCATCGCCGATGAGTTGGGGGCGATGGTCCCGCAGCTTCCTCCCGCGCTCGAACGCGACACCCTCAACCACTGGCGCGAAGAGGTGGGGCTCCCACTGGTGCAGACCGGTCGGATCCCGATCGTCCGCAACGGGTCGAACGGCACCACCGGTGAGCACCGCATCGCCTCGACCAAAGGCGGCGGTGCGCTTTTCGACATGCCCGAGCCGACGATGGAGCGGTGGAAGCGGACACTCGCCAAGCCGGGACCCGTCGCCCCGTCGCGCAACCGTCGCCGGGTCGTGGCCGCGGCGGCCGCCGCGCTCGTGCTCGCCGGCGGCATCGGCGCGGCGGTGCACCGCACCCCCAGCCAGGACGTCCGCTCGGCGCTCGCCACCGACGGCGGCGCGACCGGCCAGGTGGTCGTCACCCGCTCGACCACCACCCAGCCCGCCACGACGACCACGGCTCCGGGCGCACTGGCCGGTCTGCCGAGCGGCGTCGATCTGGCGGCGCTCGAGGCTTGGCTCAACGGCCCCAGCACCTCGGTGCTGCCCGCCGGCTCCGGTCGTGCCACTCGCCAGGGCGGGACCGTGCCCGGCACCGCGGCACCCACCACCCGCGCGCCATCCACCACGGCCGCGTCGCCGAGCACCACCGCACCGGCGACGACCACCACGAAGCCGTCGCCCCCCACGACCGCACGGCATTGCATCACGTGGCTGCTCCCGCCCGGTCCCCTCACCGGCAACGGCATCTGCGCCAAGTGGAGCTCCTGA
- a CDS encoding NAD(P)-dependent oxidoreductase, with translation MTEASPATSSTSPAAGFQGKRLLFTGPTSQVGEPIAKALAAGNEVFGVARFSNPKARARLEEAGVTCITCDLTSDDFTDLPDDIDYVVNFAVTHGTDWDADIEANCVSPGRLMYRYESALAFLHCSSTAVYEHAGPAPRKETDPLGDNHRGFMETYSIVKIAAEVVARTMARTLGLPTTIARLNVPYGNSGGWPLIHLDMMRGGMRIDLHPERPNVFTLLHEDDMVRMLPGLLAAASVPATVVNWGGEDVVSIEEWCGFLTELTGIEAEFGENPAMIGSVVPDLTKMRELVGPATIAWRDGVRRMVQARRPDLLRA, from the coding sequence ATGACCGAGGCTTCACCCGCGACATCGTCCACGTCCCCGGCCGCTGGGTTTCAGGGAAAGCGGCTTCTGTTCACCGGCCCCACGAGCCAAGTCGGCGAGCCGATCGCGAAGGCGCTCGCGGCGGGCAACGAGGTGTTCGGCGTCGCCAGGTTCTCGAACCCGAAAGCCCGAGCTCGCCTCGAGGAGGCCGGCGTCACCTGCATCACGTGCGACCTCACCAGCGACGACTTCACGGACCTGCCCGACGACATCGACTACGTCGTGAACTTCGCCGTCACGCACGGCACCGATTGGGACGCCGACATCGAGGCCAACTGCGTGTCACCCGGCCGCCTGATGTACCGCTACGAGTCCGCCCTCGCGTTCCTGCACTGCTCGTCGACCGCGGTCTACGAGCACGCCGGCCCGGCACCGCGCAAGGAGACCGACCCGCTCGGCGACAACCACCGTGGCTTCATGGAGACGTACTCGATCGTGAAGATCGCGGCCGAAGTGGTGGCCCGCACCATGGCGCGCACGTTGGGCCTGCCGACCACGATCGCACGCCTCAACGTGCCCTACGGCAACAGCGGGGGTTGGCCGCTGATCCACCTCGACATGATGCGCGGTGGCATGCGGATCGACCTCCACCCGGAGCGGCCCAACGTCTTCACGTTGCTGCACGAAGACGACATGGTGCGGATGTTGCCGGGACTCCTCGCCGCGGCGTCGGTCCCGGCCACGGTCGTGAACTGGGGCGGCGAGGACGTCGTCAGCATCGAAGAGTGGTGCGGGTTCCTGACCGAGCTGACCGGGATCGAAGCCGAGTTCGGCGAGAACCCCGCCATGATCGGCAGCGTTGTTCCCGACCTCACCAAGATGCGCGAGTTGGTCGGTCCTGCCACGATCGCCTGGCGCGACGGCGTGCGTCGCATGGTGCAAGCCCGCCGGCCCGACCTGCTCCGCGCCTGA
- a CDS encoding nuclear transport factor 2 family protein: MTPEDLVEIELVKRLKYRYLRCLDQKEWDELATCFTPDATAAYGGGAHRYDGREAIMEFLRTSMGATTMLTSHRCHHPEIDLTGPTTAEGTWALEDVVVLVDVGVTVQGAAFYSDRYVKVDGAWLIAHTGYRRTYEEIFPRASIEGLKLTAQWWATDGRSKLS; the protein is encoded by the coding sequence GTGACACCCGAAGACCTGGTCGAGATCGAGCTCGTGAAGCGGCTGAAGTACCGCTACCTGCGGTGCCTAGACCAAAAGGAGTGGGACGAGCTCGCCACGTGCTTCACCCCTGATGCGACGGCCGCGTACGGGGGAGGGGCGCACCGCTACGACGGGCGCGAGGCGATCATGGAGTTCCTCCGGACCTCGATGGGCGCCACCACCATGCTCACCAGCCATCGGTGCCACCACCCCGAGATCGACCTCACCGGGCCCACCACAGCCGAGGGCACCTGGGCGCTCGAGGACGTGGTCGTGCTCGTCGACGTCGGGGTCACCGTGCAGGGCGCGGCGTTCTACTCCGACCGCTACGTCAAGGTCGACGGGGCTTGGCTGATCGCGCACACGGGCTATCGCCGGACGTACGAGGAGATCTTCCCGAGAGCGTCGATCGAAGGCTTGAAGCTGACCGCGCAGTGGTGGGCCACCGACGGCCGGTCCAAGCTGAGCTGA
- a CDS encoding NADPH:quinone oxidoreductase family protein, translating to MRAVVCKAFGPVENLEIEERPDPMPGDRQVVLDVEAAGVNFVDALFVQGQYQIKPPTPFVPGSEVAGTIRAVGNGVEDSRVGERVLVSSGLGGFADQLVADTSAAIAIPDVLDAPRAATFTQSFCTALFSLRDRLDLQAGERLLVLGAGGGVGLATIQVAKALGATVAGAASTGAKRDLAAAAGADLTIDTSLGTDHLKSAAREWAGGQLDAVIDPVGGELAEPALRALGNGGRFGVIGFASGTIASLPTNQILLRNRSVVGVDWGAWALQHPREQATLLGDLLHMVEQGNLLPVAPSTRPLTDVAGVLRELLDRQVAGKVALVP from the coding sequence ATGCGTGCGGTCGTGTGCAAGGCGTTCGGACCTGTCGAGAACCTCGAGATCGAAGAGCGGCCGGACCCGATGCCTGGCGACCGACAGGTCGTGCTCGACGTCGAGGCGGCCGGCGTCAACTTCGTCGACGCGCTGTTCGTGCAAGGCCAATACCAGATCAAACCGCCCACTCCGTTCGTGCCCGGCAGCGAAGTCGCCGGCACGATCCGCGCGGTGGGCAACGGTGTGGAAGACAGCCGGGTCGGCGAGCGGGTCCTCGTCAGCTCGGGCCTCGGCGGGTTCGCCGACCAGCTCGTAGCCGACACATCGGCCGCCATCGCCATCCCCGACGTGCTCGACGCGCCCCGGGCCGCCACCTTCACGCAGAGCTTCTGCACTGCGCTGTTCTCCCTGCGCGACCGACTCGACCTGCAAGCGGGGGAACGCTTGTTGGTGCTCGGCGCGGGCGGGGGCGTCGGGCTGGCCACGATCCAAGTGGCCAAGGCGCTCGGCGCGACCGTGGCCGGCGCGGCGTCGACCGGAGCGAAGCGCGACCTCGCCGCGGCGGCGGGCGCGGATCTCACGATCGATACGTCGCTCGGCACCGACCACCTGAAGTCGGCGGCCCGCGAATGGGCCGGCGGCCAACTCGACGCGGTGATCGACCCGGTCGGCGGTGAGCTGGCCGAGCCCGCGCTGCGGGCGCTCGGCAACGGCGGTCGCTTCGGGGTGATCGGCTTCGCGTCGGGCACCATCGCGAGCCTGCCGACCAATCAGATCCTGCTGCGGAACCGGTCGGTGGTCGGCGTCGACTGGGGGGCCTGGGCGTTGCAGCACCCGCGCGAGCAGGCGACCCTGCTCGGCGACCTCCTGCACATGGTCGAGCAGGGCAACTTGTTGCCCGTGGCACCGTCGACCCGGCCGCTCACTGACGTGGCCGGGGTGTTGCGAGAGCTCCTCGACCGGCAGGTCGCCGGCAAGGTGGCGCTGGTGCCATGA